Proteins encoded within one genomic window of Geotalea daltonii FRC-32:
- a CDS encoding PAS domain S-box protein, producing the protein MTRFWKFSNIPQWEKYVLMVALVWTFSIGGSYSWNVYWEKHAEVFAAQFQARSLFSKDLVYRRWNARSGGIYVPVTPLTQPNPYLKGIPEREVTSPSGRVLTLMNPAYMVRQVHEIEKQGQGIRSHLTAINPLRPQNAPDNWEKAALEAFKQGAKEISSESYIEGKKFLRLMRPLVMEEACLNCHTRQGLHKGDTYGGISISVPFAPFAEITSTYLRRVAAGHFLLWGTGMAGILFGACRFRRSESRRIKAEEDLKHSLELSGIVLEATHDAICIINVSDYTVQRANRAFLRKIDCTDEQVFGQTCHAMTHSLCQPCGTPEAKCPIQMTLTTGESHTVEHLHSGKQGELLYEEVTAYPILDELGKITRILHVARDITERKTAEESLRQSQEKYRAIFENTGAATIIVEEDGTISMANKEFEQLSGYYREELEGKRSWKEFVAEENREKESAKQGLPVEVNACPDSYEFRFTGADDSVRDVVVRWGGIPGTGKRVASFLDITEQKRIEEALRSSESLLALAQKISHLGSWDWDIESNAFRWSDEMYRIWGVNRELFPVSYEAVFAMVHPEDREGLNRAINEALYAHKLFNMDFRLILADGRVRTVAGQGEVVFNEGGKPIRMVGTTQDITWRKETEDALRKSEEKFAKAFHASPDWIVITRAGDGKYIEVNEAFLEITGYSRDEVIGKTSTELGIWFDYRDRMLMLKLLNTNDLVRNLEVSFRIKSGELRTMLWSAEVIEYGEEACLIAVARDVTEQRYLEKELRKSQSQLFMKHEELKNLFLQMENIRQEWEQTLDFITDMFILVDNMGRIKRFNRAVENYTSVSHREIVGRDWKEFLASHGLQQNVLQPGVEIFDEAAGKWLVLTFRRYDDGAVSGDVGGVVTINDVTAIKTAAIQRGSIMDQSH; encoded by the coding sequence TCTAAAGGGAATTCCGGAGCGGGAGGTAACGTCTCCGTCCGGACGGGTACTGACGCTGATGAATCCTGCTTACATGGTGCGCCAGGTCCACGAGATCGAAAAACAGGGGCAGGGCATTCGCTCCCATCTTACTGCTATCAATCCCCTGCGGCCACAGAATGCTCCGGACAACTGGGAAAAAGCGGCTCTTGAAGCCTTTAAACAGGGTGCAAAAGAGATCAGCTCGGAAAGTTACATCGAAGGCAAAAAGTTCCTGCGCCTGATGAGGCCGCTAGTTATGGAGGAAGCCTGCCTCAATTGCCACACAAGGCAGGGGCTCCATAAGGGAGATACGTACGGCGGCATCAGCATCTCCGTGCCATTTGCCCCGTTTGCAGAAATAACCTCAACCTATCTTCGGCGGGTCGCTGCCGGCCATTTTCTCCTTTGGGGTACGGGCATGGCCGGAATCCTTTTCGGGGCCTGCCGGTTCAGGCGAAGCGAAAGCCGGCGCATTAAAGCTGAGGAAGACTTGAAACACTCTCTGGAACTGTCAGGAATTGTTCTGGAGGCAACCCATGATGCCATTTGCATCATCAATGTTTCTGATTATACGGTTCAACGTGCCAATCGTGCCTTTCTCCGCAAGATCGATTGCACCGATGAACAGGTTTTCGGGCAAACCTGCCATGCGATGACACACAGCCTTTGCCAACCTTGCGGAACGCCTGAAGCGAAGTGCCCGATTCAGATGACGCTGACGACCGGTGAAAGTCATACGGTGGAACACCTCCATTCGGGCAAACAAGGAGAGCTGCTGTATGAGGAGGTCACGGCTTACCCAATTCTGGATGAACTTGGCAAAATAACAAGAATTCTCCATGTGGCCAGGGATATTACCGAACGTAAGACGGCGGAAGAGTCCCTGAGACAGTCACAGGAGAAGTATCGTGCCATCTTCGAAAACACCGGTGCTGCGACCATTATTGTCGAGGAAGATGGGACCATCTCCATGGCCAATAAGGAATTTGAACAGTTGAGCGGCTATTACAGGGAAGAGCTTGAAGGCAAACGGTCCTGGAAAGAGTTCGTTGCTGAAGAAAATCGTGAAAAGGAATCGGCAAAACAGGGCCTGCCGGTTGAGGTAAATGCCTGTCCGGATAGTTACGAATTCAGATTCACCGGGGCAGACGACTCGGTCAGGGACGTTGTGGTAAGGTGGGGGGGGATACCCGGTACGGGAAAAAGGGTCGCTTCTTTTCTCGATATTACCGAGCAAAAACGCATCGAGGAAGCGCTACGCTCCAGTGAATCACTTCTTGCTCTGGCACAGAAAATCTCCCATCTGGGGAGTTGGGATTGGGACATCGAATCCAATGCCTTCCGATGGTCAGATGAGATGTACAGGATCTGGGGGGTTAACCGGGAGTTATTTCCCGTATCATACGAGGCGGTGTTCGCCATGGTGCACCCCGAAGACCGGGAAGGGCTGAACCGGGCCATCAACGAGGCACTCTATGCCCACAAGCTGTTCAACATGGATTTTCGTCTTATATTGGCCGATGGAAGGGTGCGAACAGTGGCCGGTCAGGGGGAGGTCGTCTTCAATGAAGGGGGAAAACCCATAAGAATGGTTGGCACTACCCAGGATATTACCTGGCGGAAGGAGACGGAAGACGCCCTGCGGAAATCGGAGGAAAAATTTGCCAAGGCGTTTCATGCCAGTCCTGACTGGATCGTCATCACCCGAGCCGGGGATGGCAAGTATATAGAGGTTAACGAAGCCTTCCTGGAGATTACCGGCTATTCCCGTGATGAAGTTATCGGAAAGACCTCCACAGAGCTCGGCATCTGGTTCGATTACCGCGACCGGATGCTGATGCTGAAACTTTTGAACACAAATGACCTGGTTCGCAATCTTGAAGTTTCTTTCCGCATCAAGTCAGGAGAGCTGAGAACCATGCTCTGGTCTGCCGAGGTTATCGAGTATGGCGAAGAGGCTTGCCTGATTGCTGTTGCCAGGGACGTTACCGAACAGAGGTACCTGGAGAAAGAACTGCGCAAGAGCCAGTCCCAGCTGTTCATGAAGCATGAGGAATTGAAAAATCTGTTTCTCCAGATGGAAAACATCCGGCAGGAATGGGAGCAGACCCTTGATTTCATCACCGACATGTTCATTCTCGTTGACAACATGGGCCGGATCAAGAGATTCAATCGGGCGGTCGAGAACTACACGTCCGTCTCCCATCGCGAGATTGTCGGCAGGGACTGGAAAGAATTCCTGGCTTCCCATGGATTGCAGCAGAATGTGTTGCAGCCGGGGGTGGAGATATTTGACGAGGCTGCAGGGAAATGGCTGGTACTGACTTTTCGTCGCTACGATGACGGGGCTGTTTCCGGTGATGTGGGTGGGGTTGTGACCATTAATGACGTGACCGCGATAAAAACGGCTGCCATTCAACGGGGATCTATCATGGACCAATCCCACTGA
- a CDS encoding septal ring lytic transglycosylase RlpA family protein, translated as MASLERRGRSALIAAICLMLLPIHTLPLLAEELRSESRPKETPVTTEVTPKEAKDAEAVGIASYYAKRYDGRKTTSGARYNPEKMTAAHQALPFGTKVKVTNLSNGKEVVVTVNDRCRKRKKPFIDLSRAAARELGFLGNGIAKVKIVPLAEEASLK; from the coding sequence ATGGCATCACTTGAGCGTAGGGGCAGGTCGGCTTTGATTGCCGCAATCTGTCTGATGCTCCTTCCGATCCACACGCTTCCCCTGCTGGCTGAAGAACTGCGATCGGAAAGCAGGCCAAAAGAAACACCAGTTACGACAGAAGTAACACCGAAGGAAGCAAAAGATGCTGAAGCAGTCGGCATTGCTTCCTATTATGCCAAGCGGTACGACGGCAGAAAAACAACCTCCGGTGCTCGCTATAATCCGGAGAAAATGACAGCTGCTCATCAGGCGTTGCCGTTCGGGACCAAGGTAAAAGTAACTAATCTGTCCAATGGCAAAGAGGTAGTGGTAACGGTCAATGACCGTTGCCGTAAAAGGAAGAAGCCTTTTATCGACCTGTCACGGGCGGCGGCAAGAGAGTTGGGATTTCTTGGCAATGGAATAGCCAAGGTGAAGATAGTCCCGCTTGCAGAAGAGGCATCGTTAAAATAA